The nucleotide sequence CCAGCCGTTGTACATCTTCGGGGAGTTGAGATTCTACTAAAGCGACTTGGTTTTGCACATCAACGGCAGCAATGTCTTTATCACGAGACGAGTCAAAGGTAACGCTAATGCTACTGGTTCCATCGTTACTACTGCTAGAAGAGATATATCTCATCCCTTCTACGCCATTAATTTGCCGCTCTAAAATATTGGTAACGGCATTTTCAACCACTTCGGCATTGGCCCCGTTATAGTTCGCTGTTACCTGAATTTGAGTAGGACTGATGTCAGGAAAGCGGTCTACCGGCAGGGTAAAAATACTAATGCTGCCCACCAGCAAAATGATGATGGCGCACACACTTGAGAAAACCGGACGCTTAATAAAAAAGTCAACAAACATTGTTAGTTATTAGTCATTGGTCATTAGTCATTAGTTATTAATCATTAGTCATTAGTCTTTCTTTTATGGCCTGTTGTATGAGTGCCTGCCTTAAGACTGTGGCAGAATGGGCGCACCATCAGCAAGGTTGAGAATTCCGGCTGTGACCACTTTTTCTCCGGGTTGGAGTCCTTCAAGAATTTGATAATTGTTGCCTTGTAACTCTCCTAACTTCACTGGCCGTTGCTTGGCGATGAGCTTAGGAGCCTTTTGGTTGGTGGATTCAGGCGCTTGTTGGGCAACAAAAACAAAGGTCGCTCCACCAATGCGAGAAATAGCCGCAGAGGGCACTAATATTCCTGGGCGCTGGTCCCAAATAATCCGAGCTTGGATGAACTGAAGGTTCAGCAGTTCGCCCAATACGTTAGGAATAGCGGCTTTAGCCAAGATTAACTGAGAGTTAGCACTCACATTTGGGGCAATAAAGCTAATTTTTCCAGTGGTGATGATTTGGCCTTGACTATTCAATATTTCTACAGGCAATCCTAGCCGCAATTTTTGAGCGTCTTGTAGAGGAATCTGAAGATTAACTTCTAAGACGTTATTTTCAGTAATGGTGGTCAGTTGGTCACCTTCTTTTACATAGTCTCCAAGTTTAATAGGAATATCTCCAATCACTCCGGCAAAAGGAGCAGTAACATTAGTTTTTTGCAAAGCTACTTGGGCGTTTTGCAAGTTGGCGGCTGCATCTGATACGTCTGCCCTAGCTTGAGCGATTTCTTCAGAACGCGGCCCGTTTTCGAGTCGTCTAAGATTTTGTCGGGCTTGTTCTACCTGGGCTTCCTGTTCATCTATATCAGATTGACGACTTTTTTGAGCTTCGGCTAAACGGCGCTCGGCTTCTCGCACTGCTGCGGTAGCACTCTTGGCTTGTTGGAGGTATCCTTGATATTCATCAATCGATACTGCTCCTTCTTCCTCTAATTGTTTATATCGCTTTACCCGATTTTGGGCTAATTCTGCCTCGGATTGGGCTGCATCTAACTGAGCTTCGGCCTGAGCAATGGCTTCTGGGCGTGCCCCTTTTTTGGCATCCGCTAAACGCGCTAAAGCTTGATTTAAATTTGCTCTGGCTTCTGCGATATCTTCTATGCGGCTACCGGCTTCGAGCATCCCTAGCTTGGCTTTGGCATTTTCTAGTTTGGCTTTCGCTTGTGCCACTTGTGCTTGTAAGTCATCACTGTCTAAACGAACAATCACTTGCCCGACTTCAACGCGATCACCTTCTCTGACTAAAATTTGTGTTATTCGCCCGTCAACTTCTGGCTTGAGATTGACTGAACGACGGGCTTCTAACGAGCCTAATACTTCCGTACTTTTTTGGACGGTTTCGCTTTGTAGTGTTGCTAATTTAACGGGTATGGCTTGGGGTTGTTGGGCAAAGGCTTCTGAAGGATGTTCTCCCCTGCGGCTACTGGATGTCCACCAAGTCCAACCCCATCCTGCCCCACCCAATACTAGCAACAAGCTTAAAATTAGCGACCAATTGGGGCCACCCCGTTGTTTTTTAGGCTTTTTTGCTGTTTTTTCTTGATATGCCACTTCTATATCGTCTATTTCTTCGAGAATAGATAATTCCGAGTAGTTTTTGGACTTGGGCCTATCCATAGTATTTAAAGTTATCTTAATTTCTCTGAGATCTTTGGGTATCTTATTTTAGTATATCAATTATATATATCAGTTTGATATAAATATTAATGATGTTAGAATTAGCGACTTTGGGATTACTGCAAGGAGAACCATTACACGGCTATCGGCTCAAGCAACAGCTAGAGTTATTCATGAGTGGTTGCATCAGTGTCAATTATGGCGCGATCTACCCTTTGTTAAAACGTCTGGAAGAGAGAGAATTGATTGAGGTTTGTCTTGAGGAAGATGGGAGTAGTGGGAATTCCCGTAAAATTTATAGCATTACCGAGAAAGGAAGAGAGCAGTGGAAAAAAAGAATGTTGGAACAACCCCAAGAGAGTTGGGTTCATGCTCGCTCCCGCTTTTTTATCAAGTTTTTCTTTTTTAGTTATTTAAGTCCTCAAGAGCGGCTAAAATTGTTAGAGCATCGTTTGAGGGTGTGTCAGTTGCGTCTAGAGAATCAAGATATAGAAGTGTTTCCGCCTGATCCTTATCAATCTGCGGCTTGGGAGAGATGTCAAGAAGTAATTCAAGATGAAATTGGATGGTTAGAGCGGCAAATTGTGGCTGAGAAAGCGATGTTATTGGATGCGGCTGAAAAAAAGCAGTATTTGTTAATTTAAATTAGGTTTTTTCTCGAGAAAAAAATTCATAAAGAATCAGGATCAATCCCTCTTTCTCGTAATAAAGCACTTAATCTTTCTGCTCGTTGCCGCTCTTGTTCAAGCGCTTGCTCTAATTCTCTTAAACGCGCTTGCTCTGCTTTAATCAAATCATCTACTAAAGGAGGGTCAAGAATTTCCTCAACCGATAAGCTCAAATTAGCTAACTGAGGAGAATTTATCACTTGACCCACCTCATAATCAATATGTTCATAACCGTCTTCATTTTGAGGATTAAATAAAATACGGACTCGTTTTTTATTAGCATCTACTATCCAATATTCAGGGATATCAATTAAAGCATATTCTGCCCGTTTACGGATATAATCTTCACGCCAGTTATCGCTAGTCACTTCCACCACTAAATTAGGGGTTTCTCCAAAATCAAACACCCCTGAACCTGGGCGATCACAAACTTGTTGCCACAATTGAGGAGAACAAACCACTATATCGGGAATACGAGAAGAATCAATTTCGGTTCTAATGCCTGCATCGCTAGTAGCAATTAAGGGAAGATTAGCTGGGGTGCGGAACTCGTTCCGCACCGTAGCAAAATAAAGCTGAAATTGATAGACAAGATACTTACAAATATTAGTGTGTAAACCTGTCGGTGCTGCCATTGGTATCAATTGTCCCCTGTAAAGTTCGTAAAGAGTATCAGTATTATCTTCATAAAATAGATACTCTTGAAAGGTTAATTTTTTAGGGGGGGCTGTTGGGTTAGTGGAAGTCATAGCTAATTTCAAAGAAAATAGTTTATATTTCGCATAACTCACAAGTAGCAGAACAATGTTTTTTATTAGTGATCAAGCGAGATTGGCTAGTGGTTTCAAAAGTTCTCAAATAAAAACCAATTAGCTTAAAGCATCAGACAAGTAATCCGCCGTAGATTCTACAAGAGGAATAGTATTTTCATATAACATTCTTGTCGGCCCGATAATGCCTACACTGCCTATAGGAACATCTTTCTGATTGTAGGTAGCAGAAATCAAAGTACAAGGGCGCATGGATTCTAGAGGATTTTCTGACCCGATTTTTAACGTCACACGCTGAACTAAGATTTCGGGATTAGATATTTCAAACACTAAAGGCAAGAGTTGATCTTGTTCTTCTTCTAAAAGATGTATTAACATTTGCACTTGCTGTAACTGAGAAAATTCCGGTTGCCGCAGCATTTCAGAAACGCCATGTACAATGATAGGAGTCGTCAAAGACGACTGAAGATTTCGCGTTAATTCTCCTAATATTTTTTTAAGAAAGTTCGTATATTGAGTAAATTCTTGATCGAGTTCACTCCAATTTAAAAGGGCTAATTCTGCTAGAGACAGTCCCCTTAATTTACTATTAAGAAAATTAGATAAAATTTGTAATTCTTCTTCGATTCCTTCTAGGTTTTCCTCTAGATTTTCTGCAACCGATAGAGGCGTATCTATTAAAATTGATTGCGTTTGATAACTATCTGTAACGATAATTAGCATTAGCTGTTTTGGAGAGACTTGAACTAGCTGGAGATGACGCAGACGATTAGCTCGAGTTTGAGGTAAAGTAATTAAAGCAATATAACCGCTTAAATTAGCTAAAATTTGCGTTGCTCGTTGCAGAAGAGCTTCAAAACTCCAAGTATCCCAATTTAATTGCTCATTTAAATATTTTTCAACTTTTTTGCCAATTTTTTCATCGGGAGTAATTAGTTGCTCTACATAAGTCCGATAACCTCGGTCGGAAGGAACTCTTCCGGATGAAGTATGAGGTTGATAGAGTAAGCCGGCTTTTTCTAAACGTCCTAAAGCATTACGAATGGTAGCAGAACTAACAGTAAAATTATACTCTTCGACTAAGGTTTTAGAGCCAACGGGTTCTGCTGTGGCAATATAATGTTGAATCGTTGCCCGCAAAATATCTTGATGGCGATCGTTTAAGTTGAGTCGAACAGACATGGATATTAAGAAAATTTTGTTAAGTGGAGAATAATTAGGGAAATTTTTCTGTCAGTATAACGTCTCTTGGGGAAAAATGGGAGATGCGCTCAAAGATTTTAAAACTCCCTTCAGGGAGTCTTGAGTTATTAATAGCGAGGGATATTGGGGTCCACAAGCAGGGAATAGGCATCAATGCCGCCTGCTATATTTTTAACATTAGTAAAGCCTACATTTCGTAACCATTGGCACATCTGAGCCGAACGCATCCCATGATGACATAAAACCAGGGTTTCCGATGATGGCTCAAAGCGAGTTAAGATTTGTGAGGACCATTGAGCAAATTGGCTTAAAGGAAGCACTTCAAACCCTTCTATATAGGCGATTTCAATCTCTCCTGGTTCTCGAACATCGATTAATTGTAGGTTAGCATCTTGAGCGATTAGACGCTCTGCAAGTTCTTCGACACTAATTTGAGGAATGGGTTCGTTCATCGTTTCACGGACTATAAAAGTTGAAAGAGGTTTTGTTATAGATTAGCAGGTCTTTATATAAATTTGTACCTAACCTCTTTAACATTAAGCAGATTACTCTAATTTGCTAATTTTTTACTTTAATCAATTATTTTTTAGTGAATTTAATTTATACAGATTCTTGCAGATAAACACTTAAAAAGCTTTAGAGAGTCCTAACTTCTTGTTGTTCTCTGGGGAGTTGACTGACTATCTCTAGTACATTTTCAAACGTAATCATATTGATCTCTTTAGAAGCTGTCTGTAAAGTAATTTTAACAATTAACAATTATAGGAGTTACGCACTGTGATGAAAAAATCAGGGTTTGAGATTGTTCGATCTGCCTTCGCAAGGCTCAGGACTCACTTCGGACATGAAATCATTATTTTAAGTTTTTAGTGCGTAACTCCTAAAAGAGACGACACCCGTCGCCATGCCCCAGTTCCTTCGCCTCAGAAAAAAGGCTTTAGACACTATATAAGAGGATTGTTAGGAGAAAGCGAGAGAAAAAACTGATCTCAAATTGCGACAGACTCAGTTGAAGATAATTCTTCGCTTATATCCTGAGATTCCTCTAGATCAGAAGTTTTCTTTGGCTCAAGAGAAAATTTTGTTACAGGTGTATTTATTGATGGTAAGTTGGTTGACTTTTCTGCGGCTGTGACAATTTCTTCTTGAGGCGAAGACTCTGTTAGCGGTGAGTGGGTGGCACTTGTGACAATTTCTTCTTGAGGCGAAGACACTGTTAGCGGTGAGTGGGTGGCACTTGTGACAATTTCCTCTTGAGGCGAAGACACTGTTAGCGGTGAGTGGGTGGCACTTGTGACAATTTCCTCTTGAGGCGAAGACACTGTTAGCGGTGAGTGGGTGGCACTTGTGGCAATTTCCTCTTGAGGCGAAGACGCTGTTAGCGGTGAGTGGGTGGCGGCTGTGGCGATTTCCTCTTCAGGGGTAGAAGGAGTAGGCGTTATAACCCTTGGGGGTAAGCTGGGTTGTAAATCTTGAGTAGAAACTCTAGAAAAAATGGATAATTGACTCCCCGTTGCCAATTGACGGATTATGCTTTTATCTAAATTCTCTTTACCTTCTTTTTGCGAAATTTCCACAATTTTATCGCCCAACTCTTCTGCGATTTGAGTAGCTTCTTCTTCAGTTTGAATAGGTTGGTTAGCTATTTTTTTGACCAGTAAATCTAGCTCTTTATCTCCCTTTCTCGTCATGGCATTCATGCCTTTTTGGGCTAGAATACGCTTAACATTCTTTTTTAAAAGCTTGAAAATTTTTGACTGACTAATCCTTGTTTTATTGGCTGGATTCATCTTTTTTACCTCGCTGCTGTGGCTCTATAGAATGATTTTTTAATTGACAAAACCCTAGTTATCCTACAACTGCTCAATAAAATTCTGGTTAAGAAAAGATTATTAATTTATTTTAAAATTTAAGTTATGGGTTTCAAAGCAAGTACAATAAATTTTGAACTAAAAAATTAAAAAATATTCATTGAAACCGAAGGTTTAATCAATCAAATGTTCTCCCGTCTCAAAGTCATTCTAGGAAGTCTGATCGCCGCCGCCCTATACACTGTGCCAGTACAAGCCGCCGAGCAGATAACTTTTTGGTATCCTCCCTTTGGAGAGTTTGAAGTTTCCGTCGATGATTTAGCCGTTTTTGCTAAAGAAGGAAAAATAACGCCCAATTTTTCCTTTTATGCTCAGCACGTGACCCCAAAGCAGTTACAACAATTCCGAGAGCTACTCAACCAGAGTTTTAATGTTGATGTCATTTTCGTCTCTCAATTATTTAATTCGCGCATAGGAGAGCGGCTTGTTGAGCAACTAAGTTTGTTAATTGATAATCCTCCTGATCAAAGTCAACCCGCTTTAAAGGGAGCAATTATTGAAGCCGCAGGGCAACCGCAAGGGCTAACGCTCTTAGGAGTCTTACAAAAGTATCCACTCCAGAACCTTCGCCTTAATACCAACCGAGGCATTAAAGCCGTTGATGAAGCACACGATTTAATGATCAAAACCGAGCGCTTTTTTGCCACTCTCCAACAACAGGCAGCCACAAAAGCCACACCTGTCGCCGCTAATTTAGCCGATTTAACCCAGCCTGGAGCGCAAAAATGGCGGAAAGAATCGTTAACAATTGATTCATCCATTCAAGCCGTCGTCTATCTGCCTGAAGCCGTTAAAACCCCCGCCCCTCTCATAGTCATTGCACCTGGACTTAATTCTGATTATCAAAGCTTGTTATACATCGCAGAACATTTAGCCTCTTATGGCTTTGGGGTAGCCGCCTTAAATTTTCCGGGCAGTGATAGTCAAATGATCAATGATTATCTTGCTGGTTTAGCGACTCCTCCTCCTCCCAATCTTTGGGTAGAACAACCCAAAAAAATTAGCCGCCTTCTCGATGAAATAGAAAAAAAATCCCAATCAAATCCTGATTGGAAAGGAAAGCTTGATCTCTCTAACGTCGGTGTTTTAGGTCAATCTTTAGGGGGTTATACCGTAACGGCTATTGGGGGAGCGCAGGTGAATTGGAATTCTCTGGTTCAATATTGTGCCCAGAAAAATAGCCCCGATCAAATCACTTTCAATTTATCTGTACTGTTGCAATGT is from Gloeothece verrucosa PCC 7822 and encodes:
- a CDS encoding rhodanese-like domain-containing protein, which gives rise to MNEPIPQISVEELAERLIAQDANLQLIDVREPGEIEIAYIEGFEVLPLSQFAQWSSQILTRFEPSSETLVLCHHGMRSAQMCQWLRNVGFTNVKNIAGGIDAYSLLVDPNIPRY
- a CDS encoding efflux RND transporter periplasmic adaptor subunit gives rise to the protein MDRPKSKNYSELSILEEIDDIEVAYQEKTAKKPKKQRGGPNWSLILSLLLVLGGAGWGWTWWTSSSRRGEHPSEAFAQQPQAIPVKLATLQSETVQKSTEVLGSLEARRSVNLKPEVDGRITQILVREGDRVEVGQVIVRLDSDDLQAQVAQAKAKLENAKAKLGMLEAGSRIEDIAEARANLNQALARLADAKKGARPEAIAQAEAQLDAAQSEAELAQNRVKRYKQLEEEGAVSIDEYQGYLQQAKSATAAVREAERRLAEAQKSRQSDIDEQEAQVEQARQNLRRLENGPRSEEIAQARADVSDAAANLQNAQVALQKTNVTAPFAGVIGDIPIKLGDYVKEGDQLTTITENNVLEVNLQIPLQDAQKLRLGLPVEILNSQGQIITTGKISFIAPNVSANSQLILAKAAIPNVLGELLNLQFIQARIIWDQRPGILVPSAAISRIGGATFVFVAQQAPESTNQKAPKLIAKQRPVKLGELQGNNYQILEGLQPGEKVVTAGILNLADGAPILPQS
- a CDS encoding Uma2 family endonuclease gives rise to the protein MTSTNPTAPPKKLTFQEYLFYEDNTDTLYELYRGQLIPMAAPTGLHTNICKYLVYQFQLYFATVRNEFRTPANLPLIATSDAGIRTEIDSSRIPDIVVCSPQLWQQVCDRPGSGVFDFGETPNLVVEVTSDNWREDYIRKRAEYALIDIPEYWIVDANKKRVRILFNPQNEDGYEHIDYEVGQVINSPQLANLSLSVEEILDPPLVDDLIKAEQARLRELEQALEQERQRAERLSALLRERGIDPDSL
- a CDS encoding alpha/beta hydrolase; amino-acid sequence: MFSRLKVILGSLIAAALYTVPVQAAEQITFWYPPFGEFEVSVDDLAVFAKEGKITPNFSFYAQHVTPKQLQQFRELLNQSFNVDVIFVSQLFNSRIGERLVEQLSLLIDNPPDQSQPALKGAIIEAAGQPQGLTLLGVLQKYPLQNLRLNTNRGIKAVDEAHDLMIKTERFFATLQQQAATKATPVAANLADLTQPGAQKWRKESLTIDSSIQAVVYLPEAVKTPAPLIVIAPGLNSDYQSLLYIAEHLASYGFGVAALNFPGSDSQMINDYLAGLATPPPPNLWVEQPKKISRLLDEIEKKSQSNPDWKGKLDLSNVGVLGQSLGGYTVTAIGGAQVNWNSLVQYCAQKNSPDQITFNLSVLLQCKGVNDLPPSTQLSDPRIKAVIAINPVTNPVFDSQGMQKMQVPVMLIGGSADIFAPPIPEQILPFSWLKSSDKYLLLVKNSTHFSFLTQGLANAVPVPEAILGPNPQLAQNYLKVLGVAFFKNYLSKQPEFAAYLTESYVTQMSQEPLPAILLKSFPETDIALPNPG
- a CDS encoding PadR family transcriptional regulator, with the protein product MMLELATLGLLQGEPLHGYRLKQQLELFMSGCISVNYGAIYPLLKRLEERELIEVCLEEDGSSGNSRKIYSITEKGREQWKKRMLEQPQESWVHARSRFFIKFFFFSYLSPQERLKLLEHRLRVCQLRLENQDIEVFPPDPYQSAAWERCQEVIQDEIGWLERQIVAEKAMLLDAAEKKQYLLI
- the hrcA gene encoding heat-inducible transcriptional repressor HrcA; its protein translation is MSVRLNLNDRHQDILRATIQHYIATAEPVGSKTLVEEYNFTVSSATIRNALGRLEKAGLLYQPHTSSGRVPSDRGYRTYVEQLITPDEKIGKKVEKYLNEQLNWDTWSFEALLQRATQILANLSGYIALITLPQTRANRLRHLQLVQVSPKQLMLIIVTDSYQTQSILIDTPLSVAENLEENLEGIEEELQILSNFLNSKLRGLSLAELALLNWSELDQEFTQYTNFLKKILGELTRNLQSSLTTPIIVHGVSEMLRQPEFSQLQQVQMLIHLLEEEQDQLLPLVFEISNPEILVQRVTLKIGSENPLESMRPCTLISATYNQKDVPIGSVGIIGPTRMLYENTIPLVESTADYLSDALS